The proteins below are encoded in one region of Mya arenaria isolate MELC-2E11 chromosome 15, ASM2691426v1:
- the LOC128218925 gene encoding uncharacterized protein LOC128218925: MSAGFNLSTNKKEDVSTRLKTQNLKRAKQETRKLAEEGKKMEERLMELKMAMNREKEERERQGGGFWSRGQQGNLTTYADEVIKKNKNKSAPTKGKIKILKDKPLDLPERSNQPGTIAYIAQRGAHTPRDKPKGPKCGQCEERSAAVSCVQCSEDYCAGCFAAFHLKGNLKKHRSVPLMATPRQCFASPRPNPPSTNSSYDFNQGDGAVAALTPGSARKDRNSPEGASGTYENSLLHGSYDEAEQAASFQEALGAWRKGKTGENEDQLGTDRSQRPRTDRSQRPGTDRSQQPGTDRSQRRGGVPYSPVQTPTVNVDTSTATQDEQQNIEIKFNSSISYADRLLLKKHRRTDVDALFTPRETPRKEPKSARENNSQRVPRGLSGRGPRREKSNMSMKIEDYDDAELDEGRVDFQALYQAIHPEFQGQNLGPDSLSIVEVEANDMSAEQSGAYKIQEVGGLEAWSSDIQTRQASKPQIEAKPPASGRPTRKKSGRKSARSSLDAQSKDAKHSDNAWLRDAESGSIGPTEKHSEILGTRLKDIENEVRKESVKSRNSKNQDSHMNSQEKAQLTRNKSVLSNKSEAVPFPSKETVKARPPSAKSRPQTGSKAKNKKGQGSQSRATSRQGSRPTSRANSRIGSSRAASRIDNPGLLTKAPSEALKDIARMTPTGERYQGIDSFFMVGVEPAPQEERTLTPSKHKQKDEKIKVSYQLYSMAPKSWKPDMSLQDAVDTEVIENNDAEDDRASSVMAYHAYSEQMMSDITERLISRFDELPLDEDSLSDQSSGGAQRSLGEEYRTYTSRSHSHSSSVQNSPCMSARATPVHMMRSQTRDPPAQTPRGQKDTAVQDPKKSPTVPSSACTPRNTSQGRARTPGVTRSRAEVNTPRRSKTFHDEDDYRPASRAIVMEGTDLSIFDTVGQSAVQDQEDEETLDQLEWELASQSGRLTVEGKISRMEMPDDFSDDSVNSSLESFRSRSRLGQDQGYDINAKLRRDEMEDDEELTDDATDVRNLL; the protein is encoded by the exons ATGTCAGCAGGATTTAACCTTTCTACCAACAAAAAGGAGGATGTGTCTACCAGGCTCAAGACACA GAACCTGAAGCGGGCCAAGCAGGAGACAAGAAAGCTGGCAGAAGAAGGAAAGAAGATGGAGGAACGACTTATGGAACTGAAAATGGCCATGAATAGAGAGAAAGAAGAACGAGA GCGGCAAGGTGGAGGGTTCTGGAGCCGTGGCCAACAGGGAAACCTAACCACGTACGCAGATGAGGTTATTaagaagaacaaaaacaaaagt GCACCGACGAAAggaaaaataaagattttaaagGATAAACCATTAG ACTTGCCTGAAAGAAGCAACCAGCCTGGCACAATAGCATACATTGCTCAACGGGGAGCACACACACCACGGGACAAGCCTAAAGGGCCTAAATGTGGTCAATGTGAGGAAAGGTCAGCTGCTGTG TCGTGTGTCCAGTGTTCAGAAGACTACTGTGCTGGCTGTTTCGCTGCATTCCATCTCAAGGGAAACCTCAAGAAACACAGATCTGTACCTCTCATG GCTACACCAAGACAATGCTTTGCTTCACCGAGACCTAATCCTCCCTCCACAAACAG CTCGTATGATTTCAACCAGGGCGATGGTGCTGTTGCTGCTCTCACGCCAGGCAGTGCTAGAAAA GACAGAAACAGCCCTGAGGGTGCCAGTGGAACGTACGAGAACTCGCTATTACACGGGTCGTATGATGAGGCCGAGCAGGCTGCGTCCTTCCAGGAAGCTCTTGGTGCATGGAGAAAGGGAAAGACAGGGGAAAATGAGGACCAGCTGGGTACAGATAGATCACAGCGACCCAGGACTGACAGGTCACAGCGACCGGGGACTGACAGGTCACAGCAACCGGGAACTGACAGATCACAGCGACGGGGAGGAGTGCCCTACTCTCCAGTACAGACACCCA CTGTGAATGTAGACACTTCCACTGCCACACAAGATGAGCAACAGAATATTGAAATCAAGTTCAACAGCTCAATAAGTTACGCAGATCGTCTCCTGCTTAAGAAACACAGACGGACGGATGTTGACGCATTATTTACCCCGCGAGAGACCCCAAGGAAGGAACCAAAATCAGCAAGGGAGAATAATTCTCAGAGGGTGCCAAGGGGACTGAGCGGAAGGGGTCCTCGAAGGGAAAAGTCAAACATGTCCATGAAAATCGAAGATTATGATGATGCAGAATTGG atGAAGGGCGAGTAGATTTTCAAGCCCTGTACCAAGCGATACATCCCGAATTCCAGGGTCAGAACCTTGGGCCAGACTCATTGTCTATTGTTGAAGTGGAGGCTAAT GATATGAGTGCTGAGCAGTCTGGCGCCTACAAGATCCAGGAAGTAGGAGGATTAGAAGCATGGTCATCAGATATTCA GACAAGACAGGCATCTAAACCACAGATTGAGGCAAAGCCACCTGCCTCAGGAAGACCAACTCGTAAAAAGTCCGGCCGGAAAAGTGCAAGGTCAAGTCTTGATGCCCAATCAAAAGATGCAAAGCATAGTGACAATGCTTGGCTCAGAGATGCTGAATCAGGCAGTATTGGTCCCACTGAGAAACATTCAGAAATATTGGGCACCAGGCTTAAAGATATTGAGAATGAAGTCCGGAAAGAATCTGTAAAGAGTAGAAATAGCAAGAATCAAGATAGTCATATGAATTCTCAAGAAAAAGCTCAACTTACAAGAAACAAGTCTGTCCTGTCAAACAAATCAGAAGCTGTACCTTTTCCCTCCAAAGAAACTGTCAAGGCCCGTCCACCATCGGCTAAATCCCGCCCACAGACTGGTTCaaaggcgaaaaataaaaaaggtcaagGATCACAGTCAAGGGCAACCAGCAGGCAGGGGTCGCGACCTACTTCAAGGGCTAACAGCAGAATTGGGTCTAGTAGGGCAGCTTCTAGGATAGATAA TCCGGGCCTACTAACCAAGGCCCCAAGTGAAGCCCTTAAGGACATAGCGAGAATGACCCCAACTGGGGAACGTTACCAGGGGATTGACAGTTTTTTCATGGTGGGAGTGGAACCGGCCCCACAGGAGGAGAGAACTCTTACACCttctaaacataaacaaaagGATGAGAAGATTAAAGTCAGCTACCAGT tgtACAGCATGGCCCCTAAATCTTGGAAGCCAGATATGAGTCTACAGGATGCAGTAGACACAGAAGTCATTGAAAACAATGACGCTGAGGATGATCGTGCTAGCTCTGTGATGGCTTATCATGCATACAG TGAGCAAATGATGTCTGACATCACCGAGCGGCTTATCAGTAGATTTGACGAGCTTCCCTTGGATGAAGATTCTCTCTCTGATCAGAGTAGCGGAGGAGCTCAACGAAGTCTCGGAGAGGAATATAGAACCTACACATCCAGAAG TCACAGCCATAGTTCCAGTGTTCAGAACTCACCCTGCATGTCAGCAAGGGCGACCCCAGTCCATATGATGCGCTCCCAAACCAGGGACCCGCCAGCCCAAACACCAAGGGGCCAAAAGGACACAGCAGTCCAAGACCCGAAAAAGTCCCCCACTGTCCCATCCAGTGCCTGTACACCAAGGAATACTAGTCAAGGCAGAGCACGGACACCTGGTGTAACGAGATCGAGGGCAGAAGTCAACACTCCTAGACGTTCAAAGACGTTCCATGATGAAGATGATTATAGGCCAGCTTCTAGAGCCATTG TGATGGAGGGGACAGACTTGAGCATATTTGACACAGTTGGGCAGTCTGCAGTACAGGACCAGGAGGATGAGGAAACCCTGGACCAACTGGAGTGGGAACTAGCCTCACAGTCAGGCAGGTTGACAG TTGAGGGGAAGATATCCCGGATGGAGATGCCGGACGATTTCTCTGATGACTCAGTCAATAGCAGCCTGGAGAGTTTCAGGTCCCGCAGCCGCCTGGGACAAGATCAGGGATACGACATCAACGCAAAACTCAG